Proteins found in one Microbacterium sp. LWS13-1.2 genomic segment:
- a CDS encoding methyltransferase domain-containing protein, with the protein MSTTTITETAPDATAEFADRLMGATLGWFDIMAIHLGSQLGWYAELSRSGGLTASELAARTGCDARYAREWLEQQAASGVLLSEEAPSREGSGGSLADSRRFLLAPGVGEVLLDRDSLSYLEPLARMAAAVSGQLDALLEAYRTGGGVSWEQLGAHAREAQADMNRPWFDRLPSVFAGIDRLDDVLRRPRARIADLGAGGGWSSIALAKVYPQLRVVGFDIDDASVEMARRNAVEAGVADRVEFLLSDAALVAAQGRFDAVFAFECLHDMPHPVAVLAAAREAVRDDGVVVIMDEATEERFTPDASELERLLYGFSLFVCLPDGRSHRPSAATGTVMRPATLRGYAHAAGWSDIRVLVPEFGLWRFYEIV; encoded by the coding sequence GCTCCGGACGCGACGGCCGAGTTCGCCGACCGGCTCATGGGCGCGACGCTCGGCTGGTTCGACATCATGGCCATCCACCTGGGCTCCCAGCTCGGGTGGTACGCCGAGCTGTCGCGCAGCGGCGGACTCACCGCGAGTGAGCTCGCCGCGCGGACGGGCTGCGACGCGCGCTACGCCCGGGAGTGGCTCGAGCAGCAGGCCGCGAGCGGCGTTCTGCTGTCCGAAGAAGCGCCGTCGCGGGAAGGCTCTGGCGGGAGCCTCGCCGACTCCCGGCGCTTCCTCCTCGCGCCCGGCGTGGGCGAGGTCCTGCTGGACCGCGACAGCCTGTCGTACCTCGAACCCCTCGCACGCATGGCGGCGGCCGTCTCCGGACAGCTGGACGCTCTGCTGGAGGCGTACCGGACGGGCGGCGGGGTGAGCTGGGAGCAGCTCGGCGCGCACGCCCGTGAGGCCCAGGCGGACATGAACCGCCCGTGGTTCGACCGGTTGCCGTCCGTCTTCGCGGGGATCGATCGGCTCGACGACGTGCTGCGGCGTCCGCGGGCTCGCATCGCCGATCTCGGCGCCGGCGGAGGCTGGTCGTCGATCGCGCTCGCGAAGGTCTATCCGCAGCTGCGCGTGGTCGGGTTCGACATCGACGATGCGTCGGTCGAGATGGCGCGGCGGAACGCCGTCGAGGCCGGGGTCGCCGACCGCGTCGAGTTCCTGCTCTCCGACGCCGCACTCGTCGCCGCGCAGGGCCGCTTCGACGCCGTGTTCGCGTTCGAGTGCCTGCATGACATGCCCCACCCCGTGGCGGTCCTCGCCGCCGCGCGGGAGGCTGTGCGAGACGACGGCGTCGTGGTGATCATGGACGAGGCGACCGAGGAGCGCTTCACCCCCGACGCGAGCGAGCTCGAGCGGCTGCTGTACGGCTTCAGTCTCTTCGTTTGCCTGCCCGATGGCAGGTCGCATCGCCCGAGCGCCGCCACGGGCACCGTGATGCGTCCCGCCACGCTGCGCGGGTATGCGCACGCGGCGGGCTGGAGCGACATCCGCGTGCTCGTCCCCGAGTTCGGGCTCTGGCGCTTCTACGAGATCGTCTGA
- a CDS encoding transposase, with amino-acid sequence MPEADADAELDAVAAELYALPPSEFTASRNARAGMAAGAVAKRIKALRKPTVAAWAVNLLAREGQLADAIDLSAALREAQDDLDGAELARLGKQRRQLVAALAKQAVGLAENAGGTLSAAAREDVEKTINAAVMDAAAAAAVLTGRLITPLEAGDIEPDTIADAVGGSVPGVVTPPPRDDLAERRARKAAEKAAREAERLANEAERELARVDARRAKAQERVDHVRERIDDLRRDLAALEKDEQSAAEKLDAVEREHADAAAKARDAAKESERAQRALDDE; translated from the coding sequence ATGCCGGAGGCCGACGCAGACGCAGAGCTGGACGCCGTAGCAGCTGAGCTCTACGCCCTGCCGCCGTCGGAGTTCACGGCCAGCCGCAATGCGCGCGCCGGCATGGCTGCCGGAGCCGTCGCCAAGCGGATCAAGGCGCTGCGCAAGCCGACCGTCGCGGCGTGGGCCGTCAACCTGCTCGCCCGCGAGGGGCAGCTGGCCGACGCGATCGACCTGTCGGCGGCGCTTCGCGAGGCGCAGGACGACCTCGACGGCGCCGAGCTGGCGCGCCTGGGCAAGCAGCGGCGCCAGCTCGTCGCCGCGCTCGCGAAGCAGGCGGTGGGCCTCGCCGAGAACGCCGGTGGCACGCTGAGCGCCGCCGCGCGTGAGGACGTCGAGAAGACCATCAATGCGGCGGTGATGGATGCCGCAGCCGCCGCTGCCGTCCTGACGGGCCGTCTCATCACACCGCTGGAGGCCGGTGACATCGAGCCCGACACGATCGCCGACGCGGTGGGCGGGTCGGTGCCCGGCGTCGTCACGCCGCCGCCGCGCGACGACCTCGCGGAGCGCCGCGCCCGCAAGGCCGCGGAGAAGGCCGCGCGAGAGGCGGAACGCCTGGCGAACGAGGCGGAGCGCGAACTCGCCCGGGTCGATGCCCGCCGCGCGAAGGCGCAGGAGCGCGTCGACCACGTGCGCGAGCGCATCGACGACCTGCGCCGCGACCTCGCCGCGCTCGAGAAGGACGAGCAGAGCGCCGCCGAGAAGCTCGACGCCGTCGAGCGCGAGCACGCCGACGCGGCGGCGAAGGCGCGCGATGCGGCGAAGGAGTCCGAGCGCGCGCAGCGCGCCCTCGACGACGAGTGA
- a CDS encoding GTP pyrophosphokinase family protein yields MATPAPLVPATASDDGEITVSPSELRELRDELQRFMMEYRFGLQEVETKIGILRDEFLLTHDYNPIEHVSSRVKSPDSLVEKVQRKGIDGDFASIRRRITDIAGIRITCSFTADVYRLFDLLTAQDDVRVLQVKDYIASPKSNGYKSLHAILEVPVFLSTGRIEVPVEVQFRTIAMDFWASLEHKIYYKYATRVPDELLASLKDAADTAAELDARMERLHRQIRGGSAGQTAPLAVREITERIAPAPAPAAPHGDDEVRPV; encoded by the coding sequence ATGGCGACTCCCGCACCTCTGGTGCCCGCGACGGCGTCCGACGACGGTGAGATCACGGTCTCCCCGAGCGAGCTCAGGGAGCTGCGCGACGAACTGCAGCGTTTCATGATGGAGTACCGCTTCGGGCTGCAGGAGGTCGAGACGAAGATCGGGATCCTGCGCGACGAGTTCCTGCTGACGCACGACTACAACCCGATCGAGCACGTCTCGAGTCGCGTGAAGTCGCCCGACAGCCTCGTCGAGAAGGTGCAGCGCAAGGGCATCGACGGCGACTTCGCGTCGATCCGGCGGCGCATCACCGACATCGCGGGCATCCGCATCACGTGCAGCTTCACCGCCGACGTGTATCGTCTCTTCGACCTGCTGACCGCTCAGGACGACGTGCGGGTGCTGCAGGTCAAGGACTACATCGCCTCGCCCAAGTCCAACGGCTACAAGAGCCTGCACGCGATCCTCGAGGTGCCGGTCTTCCTCTCGACCGGGCGCATCGAGGTGCCGGTCGAGGTGCAGTTCCGCACCATCGCGATGGACTTCTGGGCGAGCCTCGAGCACAAGATCTACTACAAGTACGCCACGCGCGTGCCCGATGAGCTGCTGGCGAGCCTCAAGGACGCCGCCGACACTGCCGCCGAGCTCGACGCTCGCATGGAGCGCCTGCACCGGCAGATCCGCGGCGGCAGCGCCGGGCAGACGGCACCGCTGGCCGTCCGCGAGATCACCGAGCGCATCGCTCCCGCGCCGGCGCCCGCGGCCCCGCACGGCGACGACGAGGTCCGCCCGGTCTGA
- a CDS encoding TetR/AcrR family transcriptional regulator — translation MPRVSDAYREARRDEIARAALRVLERNGVRDTSIADIVEESGLSTGAIYSHFSNKAELARYVVGRFLLPRIDALEAAGARGEMVTPRQALRGMLSTFSEAGLSTPLVLQFWGEAMVEPGLHEEMLRTAGRLRASLSLAIGPWARTQTTDEADAETLAADTARSIAALAQGYIANTAVFGARAVDDYLTSAGAVLAS, via the coding sequence ATGCCCAGAGTCTCGGACGCGTACCGCGAAGCCCGCCGTGACGAGATCGCACGTGCCGCCCTGCGGGTCCTCGAGCGCAACGGCGTGCGCGACACCTCCATCGCCGACATCGTCGAAGAGTCGGGTCTGTCGACCGGGGCGATCTACTCGCACTTCTCCAACAAAGCCGAACTCGCCCGCTACGTCGTGGGGCGCTTCCTGCTGCCTCGCATAGACGCCCTGGAGGCGGCCGGCGCTCGCGGCGAGATGGTCACGCCGCGCCAGGCGCTGCGCGGCATGCTGTCGACCTTCAGCGAGGCCGGGCTGTCAACCCCGCTCGTGCTCCAGTTCTGGGGCGAGGCGATGGTGGAGCCCGGACTGCACGAAGAGATGCTCCGCACCGCCGGGCGCCTCCGTGCGTCGCTCTCACTCGCCATCGGGCCATGGGCGCGTACGCAGACGACGGACGAGGCGGATGCCGAGACCCTGGCCGCCGACACCGCGCGGTCGATCGCGGCCCTGGCGCAGGGATACATCGCGAACACCGCGGTGTTCGGCGCGCGCGCCGTCGACGACTACCTCACCAGCGCCGGCGCCGTCCTCGCGAGCTGA
- a CDS encoding ABC transporter permease, producing the protein MSLHRESRDTPARPTRWPVAAAFGLLGSVIVAVIVMAFVWPAATSQPQNLPVGISGPTEAVSAVEDKLAEQDPAPFDLSEVDSRDDAVAQIESRELYGAILLGDGPEVLIATAASPVAAQALRGVATQLQSQIDTAAKTALTDQLQAIVGALQSGQRPQLPEGAAGAPPEIPTVTVTDVVPLAEGDSTGAGLAASVFPLVLGGMLGGILLTLLVQGVVRRLIGLVVFGVAAGALITLVMQTWFGMLTGDWLLNATVIGLGVSATSALIIGLAALMGPPGIAVGAIITMFIANPIAGAAMPPQFLPEPWGAVGQFFVPGASATLLRSVMYFPDAATAAQWIILGAWLVGGVVLALIGHQRTRAELTPPERQLEPAEPATSAAPLEPAEPLVR; encoded by the coding sequence ATGTCCCTTCACCGCGAGAGCCGGGACACCCCGGCGCGCCCCACCCGCTGGCCCGTCGCTGCGGCGTTCGGGCTCCTCGGATCCGTCATCGTCGCCGTCATCGTGATGGCCTTCGTCTGGCCGGCCGCCACATCGCAGCCGCAGAACCTGCCCGTCGGCATCTCCGGACCGACCGAGGCCGTGAGTGCCGTCGAAGACAAGCTCGCCGAGCAGGACCCTGCGCCCTTCGACCTCAGCGAGGTCGACTCCCGCGACGACGCCGTGGCTCAGATCGAATCCCGCGAGCTCTACGGCGCCATCCTGCTCGGCGACGGGCCCGAGGTGCTGATCGCGACCGCTGCGAGCCCCGTCGCCGCACAAGCGCTGCGCGGTGTGGCGACGCAGCTGCAGTCGCAGATCGACACCGCGGCCAAGACGGCGCTCACCGATCAACTGCAGGCGATCGTCGGCGCACTGCAATCCGGCCAGCGGCCGCAGCTGCCCGAGGGCGCTGCGGGCGCACCGCCCGAGATCCCGACCGTGACCGTCACCGACGTCGTCCCTCTCGCCGAGGGCGACAGCACGGGCGCGGGTCTCGCGGCCTCCGTCTTCCCGCTCGTGCTGGGCGGCATGCTGGGCGGCATCCTGCTGACGCTGCTTGTGCAGGGCGTCGTGCGGCGCCTCATCGGGCTCGTCGTCTTCGGTGTTGCCGCGGGGGCGCTGATCACGCTCGTGATGCAGACCTGGTTCGGGATGCTGACCGGCGACTGGCTGCTGAACGCCACCGTCATCGGGCTCGGCGTGAGCGCCACGTCGGCGCTCATCATCGGCCTCGCGGCGCTGATGGGTCCTCCCGGCATCGCTGTCGGCGCAATCATCACGATGTTCATCGCCAACCCGATCGCCGGCGCCGCGATGCCACCGCAGTTCCTGCCCGAGCCGTGGGGTGCGGTCGGCCAGTTCTTCGTGCCGGGCGCGTCGGCGACGCTGCTGCGGTCGGTGATGTACTTCCCGGATGCCGCCACCGCGGCGCAGTGGATCATCCTGGGCGCCTGGCTCGTGGGCGGTGTCGTGCTCGCGCTCATCGGACACCAGCGCACGCGCGCCGAGCTCACGCCGCCCGAGCGTCAGCTCGAGCCCGCGGAGCCGGCGACCTCGGCGGCGCCGCTCGAACCCGCCGAGCCGCTCGTGCGCTGA
- a CDS encoding cation:proton antiporter, with translation MDDLEPTLLVIPILAVLAPLLARGIGRWMRVPVVVFELLLGILVGPAVLGWAVPSEFVDALSEFGLAMLFFVAGTEIEFGSFRGRLGRRASLGWLISLAAGIAAGFLLASGEAAIVIGVALCSTALGTLLPILRDAGELPTPFGKAVAAIGAVGEFGPLIAISIFLGGREPGLSTVVLAVFAGFAALAIWLAFRVPRGAMHAFVSSTLHTSGQFAIRVVFVILAALVALSIVLDLDMLLGAFTAGIIWRLLMRDASEPDREAVESKIEGVAFGFLVPIFFIYTGVTFDLEALLEEPATFLLVPVVLVALLLVRGLPSTLAAPEGSSRRDRLSIALLGATGLPIIVAVTQIGVDEDILTTSHQTVLVAGGMLSVLLFPLIGMALRGERLKATPALEDDMA, from the coding sequence GTGGACGACCTCGAACCGACACTGCTGGTGATCCCGATCCTGGCGGTCCTCGCGCCGCTGCTGGCGCGGGGGATCGGTCGGTGGATGCGCGTCCCCGTGGTGGTGTTCGAGCTCCTGCTCGGCATCCTGGTCGGCCCTGCCGTTCTCGGGTGGGCGGTGCCGAGCGAGTTCGTCGACGCGCTGTCGGAGTTCGGGCTCGCGATGCTCTTCTTCGTCGCGGGCACCGAGATCGAATTCGGCTCCTTCCGCGGCCGCCTGGGCCGCCGCGCCTCCCTCGGGTGGCTCATCAGCCTCGCCGCCGGCATCGCCGCGGGCTTCCTGCTCGCGTCCGGGGAGGCGGCGATCGTGATCGGCGTCGCGCTGTGCTCGACGGCGCTCGGAACCCTCCTGCCCATCCTCCGCGACGCCGGCGAGCTGCCCACGCCGTTCGGCAAGGCCGTAGCCGCCATCGGCGCGGTCGGCGAGTTCGGCCCGCTCATCGCGATCTCGATCTTCCTCGGCGGCCGCGAGCCCGGCCTGTCCACCGTCGTGCTCGCCGTCTTCGCCGGGTTCGCGGCACTCGCCATCTGGCTCGCTTTCAGAGTGCCGCGGGGCGCGATGCACGCGTTCGTGAGCTCCACCCTGCACACGTCCGGGCAGTTCGCGATCCGAGTGGTCTTCGTCATCCTCGCGGCGCTCGTCGCGCTCAGCATCGTCCTCGACCTCGACATGCTGCTCGGCGCCTTCACCGCCGGCATCATCTGGCGCCTCCTCATGCGCGATGCGTCCGAACCCGACCGCGAGGCGGTCGAGAGCAAGATCGAGGGCGTCGCGTTCGGCTTCCTCGTGCCGATCTTCTTCATCTACACGGGTGTCACCTTCGACCTCGAGGCGCTCCTCGAGGAGCCGGCCACGTTCCTGCTGGTCCCGGTCGTACTCGTGGCGCTGCTGCTGGTGCGTGGGCTGCCGTCGACCCTCGCCGCACCCGAAGGATCGTCACGGCGCGATCGGCTGTCCATCGCGCTGCTCGGCGCCACCGGGCTGCCCATCATCGTCGCGGTCACGCAGATCGGCGTCGACGAGGACATCCTGACGACCTCGCACCAGACCGTGCTCGTCGCCGGCGGCATGCTGTCGGTTCTCCTGTTCCCCCTCATCGGCATGGCGCTGCGCGGCGAGCGGCTGAAGGCCACGCCGGCTCTCGAGGACGACATGGCGTGA
- a CDS encoding glutaminase, whose translation MSALELFNAARARLAEAPREALGELVVPRRILGVARAPRVERWGAAWHLGVLLLTDDGVLATGDIVRARQEARRGYTAESQRQRAELAAAARRGGFAEGETVHIGWRMLQPDLVDAGGESGPLVAAAGVARVRWSAAGGLMSLEAYLAERVALLLEPPAGA comes from the coding sequence GTGAGCGCCCTCGAGCTCTTCAACGCCGCCCGCGCGCGGCTCGCCGAGGCGCCGCGCGAAGCGCTCGGCGAGCTCGTCGTGCCGCGGCGCATCCTCGGGGTCGCGCGCGCCCCCCGCGTCGAGCGCTGGGGTGCCGCGTGGCATTTGGGCGTGCTGCTGCTGACCGACGACGGCGTGCTCGCGACGGGAGACATCGTCCGCGCCCGGCAGGAGGCCCGGCGCGGCTATACCGCCGAGTCCCAGCGGCAGCGCGCCGAGCTCGCCGCCGCCGCTCGCCGCGGCGGGTTCGCGGAGGGCGAGACCGTGCACATCGGATGGCGGATGCTGCAGCCCGACCTCGTCGATGCCGGCGGAGAGTCAGGCCCGCTCGTCGCGGCCGCCGGCGTCGCGCGCGTGCGGTGGAGTGCGGCAGGAGGACTCATGTCCTTGGAGGCGTATCTCGCCGAGCGGGTGGCCCTGCTGCTCGAACCTCCGGCCGGCGCGTGA
- a CDS encoding tryptophan-rich sensory protein — protein sequence MAARDLTRQIVVISAFCFMIVAAMVGTGLFGGTPVQDLQDGALDEDGSYLAPASPAFSIWSVIYIGLFAYTIWQALPRQRGSDRQRALGWLIAGTMALNGLWLVTAQFGSLALTVLAIIVLLALLGVTFHRTVIEPADGWADRLLVDGVTGLHLGWVTLATVANIAAWLTSIAPPEWEDAAALWGVIVLIVVGVVGLGIEAASRWRLAPALALAWGLSWLAVGRLTGEPSSVAIGWTAVVVAVLILAAGVIGTILREATAMRNAET from the coding sequence ATGGCCGCACGAGATCTCACACGACAGATCGTCGTCATCAGCGCGTTCTGCTTCATGATCGTCGCCGCGATGGTCGGCACCGGTCTGTTCGGCGGCACGCCGGTCCAGGACCTGCAGGACGGCGCACTCGATGAGGACGGCTCGTATCTCGCCCCCGCGAGCCCGGCGTTCTCGATCTGGTCGGTGATCTACATCGGCCTCTTCGCCTACACGATCTGGCAGGCGCTGCCGCGGCAGCGTGGCAGTGACCGACAGCGCGCGCTCGGCTGGCTCATCGCCGGAACCATGGCTCTCAACGGTCTGTGGCTGGTCACCGCCCAGTTCGGTTCGCTGGCACTCACCGTGCTGGCGATCATCGTGCTGCTGGCCCTCCTCGGCGTCACCTTCCACCGCACCGTCATCGAGCCGGCCGACGGCTGGGCGGACCGGCTGCTGGTCGACGGCGTCACCGGCCTGCACCTCGGGTGGGTGACGCTGGCGACCGTCGCGAACATCGCCGCGTGGCTGACGTCCATCGCGCCGCCGGAGTGGGAGGATGCCGCCGCGCTGTGGGGCGTCATCGTGCTCATCGTCGTGGGTGTGGTGGGGCTCGGCATCGAGGCGGCGAGCCGCTGGCGACTGGCGCCCGCGCTTGCCCTGGCGTGGGGGCTCAGCTGGCTCGCGGTGGGCCGCCTCACGGGCGAGCCCTCCAGCGTCGCGATCGGCTGGACGGCTGTGGTCGTCGCCGTCCTGATCCTCGCCGCCGGCGTCATCGGAACCATATTGCGCGAGGCGACGGCCATGCGAAACGCCGAGACCTGA
- a CDS encoding GMP synthase, with protein MTTAPLLYVCVRPQLGAAAAEYESFRAAMRLDESLLGRHDLVREPLPDDVFERYAGFLIGGSPFNVTDPESTKTDAQRRLEADLARIAEATADGAGPASLFTCYGIGIATRTLGGTVSRAFPEDTGPVAVQLTAGAATDPLFGALAHRFTALTAHKEGTESLPPGAVLLARNDGCPIQAYRVGDRLYATQFHPEPTTKAFTERMAVYRDDGYFDSADYEVIAGRVLAASVTEPARLLRAFADRFSSV; from the coding sequence ATGACGACCGCGCCGCTGCTCTATGTCTGCGTGCGCCCGCAGCTGGGCGCGGCAGCCGCCGAGTACGAGTCGTTCCGGGCCGCGATGCGCCTCGACGAGAGCCTACTCGGACGTCACGACCTCGTGCGCGAACCGCTGCCCGACGACGTCTTCGAGCGGTACGCGGGCTTTCTCATCGGCGGCAGCCCGTTCAACGTCACCGACCCGGAGTCGACGAAGACCGACGCGCAGCGCCGCCTCGAGGCCGACCTCGCGCGCATCGCCGAAGCCACGGCCGACGGCGCAGGGCCCGCGTCGCTGTTCACCTGCTACGGCATCGGCATCGCGACGCGCACACTCGGCGGCACCGTCAGCCGCGCGTTCCCCGAAGACACCGGGCCGGTGGCCGTGCAACTCACCGCGGGTGCCGCGACCGACCCGCTGTTCGGCGCCCTGGCACACCGCTTCACCGCGCTCACCGCGCACAAGGAGGGCACCGAGTCGCTCCCGCCCGGTGCGGTCCTGCTGGCGCGGAACGACGGGTGCCCCATCCAGGCGTATCGCGTGGGCGACAGACTCTACGCGACCCAGTTCCACCCCGAGCCGACCACCAAGGCGTTCACCGAGCGCATGGCCGTGTACCGCGACGACGGCTACTTCGACTCCGCGGACTACGAAGTCATCGCCGGACGTGTGCTCGCGGCATCCGTCACGGAGCCTGCCCGTCTGCTGCGCGCCTTCGCCGACCGGTTCTCGTCGGTCTGA
- a CDS encoding sigma-70 family RNA polymerase sigma factor: MTQAGAEPSVDSAEPARWERAAALFVRWREGDSRAMDELVRLMTPPLWHVVRAYGVDPALAQDVVQTTWLTLVRRHETINDPLAVSGWLTMCARREAWRVGKQHRRADATEAESLEPHLPVHESAEQTAAQGDENRRLWTAVATLNDRCQRLLRIVAFEDRPDYARIAEDLAMPIGSIGPTRQRCLAKLRAVLEDDGWRGDDDGN, encoded by the coding sequence ATGACGCAGGCCGGCGCCGAGCCATCCGTCGACTCCGCGGAGCCGGCGCGATGGGAGCGCGCCGCCGCACTCTTCGTGCGGTGGCGTGAAGGTGACAGCCGTGCGATGGACGAGCTCGTCCGCCTGATGACGCCGCCGCTGTGGCACGTCGTGCGGGCGTACGGAGTCGACCCTGCGCTGGCCCAGGACGTCGTGCAGACGACCTGGCTGACGCTCGTACGCCGTCACGAGACCATCAACGACCCGCTCGCGGTGTCGGGTTGGCTCACGATGTGCGCGCGCCGCGAGGCGTGGCGGGTCGGCAAGCAGCATCGGCGCGCCGATGCCACCGAGGCCGAGTCGCTCGAACCGCACCTTCCTGTCCACGAATCCGCCGAGCAGACCGCGGCGCAGGGCGACGAGAACCGTCGCCTCTGGACGGCGGTCGCCACGCTCAACGATCGATGCCAGCGCCTGCTGCGGATCGTCGCGTTCGAGGACCGCCCCGACTATGCCCGCATCGCAGAGGACCTCGCGATGCCCATCGGATCGATCGGACCGACCCGCCAGCGCTGCCTCGCAAAGCTTCGCGCCGTCCTCGAGGACGACGGATGGAGAGGTGACGACGATGGAAACTGA
- a CDS encoding S8/S53 family peptidase, with protein MVDDDRERPLRPWREREAADEPRGVPLEPTRDPVPGIQAFSTVYAPGHLIITGRTDAAIETLTAAGAELGWEVAEEAVSTRSGAELTRARIFPAPKEGRDDEPVPPVDAWRLLQHARALAVRGGERREQSLDAAKASARGISRVADRRRFELPTDHPLRQVGLDHVLSIDPIGINPHSKTNPHSKTNPHSKTNPHSKTNPSGTGGYSDPGTGGLEMVSYIGPEPRRSDDPPKDARRPVVAIVDTGCGSHKWLPGEPGEGVAASSRPIVRRRVPTVIGTTILGVENPATDPEVDGDQAGALDGYLDGGAGHGTFVSGIIRQIAPDADLISIRVADSNGTVLESELIEAIEELADWVEHDGEGGDRHIDVLNLSLGYYHETPEDGLYSTRLYSALRRLRDQGCAVVCSAGNDATDRPTFPAALWPWTGDTDLRIDETEGERARHLAIGALNPNLRSVALYSNIGPWVTAYAPGTSVVSTVPPLNGGVQAGSRDDLYGRVRETIDPDDMRGGYAVWSGTSFAAPYVAGLIAAHLTPVLMAGGAGGVAAVEAATGKAIHDLEELDGSIKGGSTA; from the coding sequence ATGGTTGACGATGACCGCGAACGACCGTTGCGCCCGTGGCGTGAGCGTGAGGCAGCGGATGAGCCCAGGGGCGTGCCGCTTGAGCCCACCCGCGATCCGGTGCCCGGCATCCAGGCGTTCAGCACCGTCTACGCGCCCGGACACCTCATCATCACGGGTCGCACGGATGCCGCGATCGAGACTCTCACGGCAGCCGGAGCGGAACTCGGCTGGGAAGTGGCCGAGGAGGCCGTGAGCACACGCAGCGGAGCCGAGCTGACGCGCGCGCGCATCTTCCCAGCGCCGAAGGAAGGACGCGACGACGAGCCCGTCCCTCCGGTGGACGCGTGGCGCCTGCTGCAGCACGCGCGCGCGCTCGCGGTGCGGGGCGGCGAGCGGAGAGAGCAGTCGCTGGACGCGGCGAAGGCCTCCGCGCGCGGGATCTCGCGCGTTGCGGATCGGCGGCGCTTCGAACTGCCGACCGACCACCCGCTGCGGCAGGTCGGGCTCGACCATGTGCTGTCGATCGACCCCATCGGCATCAACCCGCACTCCAAGACGAACCCCCACTCCAAGACCAATCCGCATTCCAAGACGAATCCGCACTCCAAGACCAACCCGAGTGGAACGGGCGGATACTCCGACCCCGGCACCGGCGGCCTCGAGATGGTCTCGTACATCGGTCCCGAGCCCCGCCGGTCCGACGACCCTCCGAAGGACGCTCGTCGGCCGGTGGTCGCGATCGTCGACACCGGCTGCGGAAGCCACAAGTGGCTGCCGGGGGAGCCTGGCGAAGGCGTCGCAGCGTCCAGCAGGCCGATCGTGCGAAGGCGTGTGCCGACCGTCATCGGCACGACCATCCTGGGCGTCGAGAACCCGGCGACGGATCCTGAGGTCGACGGAGATCAGGCAGGTGCGTTGGACGGATACCTGGATGGCGGGGCAGGACACGGGACGTTCGTATCGGGCATCATCCGCCAGATCGCACCCGACGCCGATCTCATTTCGATACGGGTCGCCGACAGCAACGGAACCGTCCTCGAGAGCGAGTTGATCGAAGCGATCGAGGAACTGGCCGACTGGGTCGAGCATGACGGTGAAGGCGGGGACCGCCACATCGATGTGCTCAATCTGTCGCTGGGCTACTACCACGAGACCCCGGAGGACGGTCTGTACAGCACGCGCCTCTACAGCGCACTTCGGCGCTTGCGCGATCAGGGCTGCGCGGTGGTGTGCTCTGCCGGCAATGACGCGACCGATCGCCCCACCTTCCCCGCAGCGCTGTGGCCGTGGACCGGCGACACCGACCTGCGGATCGATGAGACGGAGGGCGAGCGAGCACGACATCTCGCGATCGGTGCGCTCAACCCCAACCTCCGATCCGTCGCGCTCTACAGCAATATCGGCCCATGGGTCACGGCCTACGCGCCCGGCACATCCGTGGTCAGTACCGTCCCGCCTTTGAACGGCGGCGTGCAAGCGGGCTCACGCGATGATCTCTACGGCCGCGTCCGGGAGACCATCGACCCCGACGACATGCGTGGCGGGTACGCAGTGTGGAGCGGCACGTCGTTCGCGGCCCCCTATGTCGCGGGGTTGATCGCCGCGCACCTCACTCCCGTGCTGATGGCCGGCGGTGCGGGTGGTGTCGCCGCCGTGGAGGCCGCGACGGGCAAGGCGATCCACGACCTCGAGGAATTGGACGGCTCGATCAAGGGTGGCAGCACAGCGTGA